ATTCCAACACTTCTTTATATTTCATCATCTATTCAGGCGTCTGCATGTAATCTAAAAGCAGAGAAATTGTTTTCTTTAAATCCTCTCGATTGACGATAGCATCTAAAAAACCATGATCAAGAAAAAATTCCGACGATTGAAAGCCCGGAGGCAATTCGCCTCCCATTGTCTGAGCTATTACTCTCGGACCGGCAAAACCCAAAAGTGCCTGCGGTTCGGCAATGATTATATCTCCAAGCGATGCGTATGATGCCATAACTCCGGCAGTTGTCGGATTGGTCAACACCGATATATAAGGAATCTTCAGTTTATCAAGCCGGGCTAAAAGGGCGGACGTTTTAGCCATCTGCATTAGTGAAAGTATCCCCTCCATCATGCGCGCGCCGCCGGAGCTTGATACAATAACCAAGGGTATAGTTCTATCGATAGAGCGTTCCATCGCCCGGGCTATCTTTTCGCCAACTACCGAACCCATCGAGCCGCCAATAAAACTGAACTCCATTATAGAAAACGAAACCGCATGACTGTTGATTTTACCGATTCCCGCAATCACCGCATCATTATAGCCTGTTTTTTTTCGCGCGGCTGAAATTCTGTCTGTATATTTCTTAGAATCTTTGAAGCCAAGGGGGTCGGCTGATGTTAAAGCTGCGTCATATTCTTCCAACTCTCCATCATCAAGAAGCAATTTGATATACTCGCTGCTGTTTATCCGAAAATGGTAAGCGCACTTAGGGCATACCGAATGATTTTTTCTAAGAGAGGCTACTGTTATAATTTCACCGCAGCCTTTGCATTTTGTCCAGACACCATCCGGTATTTCTTTTTTCTCGCCTCTTTCCAATTCGCGAGATTTTTTACGAAACCATTCCATTATTCCATTCCTTTTATCATAATTAAAGCATCCTCAACCGGTTTATGGTAATAATACTTCCGGCGCCCTGCCTTTTTAAAACCAAACTTCACATACAGCTTGCAGGCTGCCTCATTAGATGGTCTAACTTCCAGAATCAGCAGCCTTGTTTTTAATTCGGATGCCAGATTGAGGATGTGTTCCATTATCATAGTTCCTATCCCTCTTTGATGGTAATCCGGGGATACTGCAAGATTGCCTATCTGAATTTCATCCGCCGCTATATAAAGCGAGGCATAACCTGCTACTTTGTTCTCGAAATGTGCTGTCAACGGATAAGCGTATTCATTTTTCAAGTCTGACAAAAATGCTCTTTTGGACCATGGGTCGGTAAAAACTTCCGACTCGATTTTATATACCTGGTCGATATCTTCTTCGTTCATTTTTTCAATATCAATCTTCATTTTATTCATGCCTATTACTAATACCACATTCTGTAAAATATTTCCATCACCAGTAATTTTGGGTTTTACAAGCTATCAGGCTTGAAATCCTGACAGCCGTAAGTTTCCCTAATTAAAAGTCTGACCTTATATAAATTGGAACGGCGGATGCCAGATCCAGGTTTTTGCCGTTGTTTATATCCTTTTCTCCTATTACACTGGCGGGAATTGCCAGATTGTATTTATCATTGCTGCGATATTCATAAGACCCAACATCCGATTTAAACCGCTCTGCCAAATGAGACGGTCCTGAAAAAATAGCGTTATCTTCCGTTATTTTCCTTAAATCGCTTAGCGAAGCGGCGCTGTCCGGAACAAGCCGTTTGGGAAAATCGCCAGCGCAATCAAAAGCAGCCCAATAAACCTCGTCTCGTCTGGCATCAATAATAGAAACCACTTTCCGCTCACAATTAGCAAATTCAAATGCTCCGGCCAAAAGAGTCGAAATACCTGCAAGCTGGTTTTGAGAGGCATACGAGCAGCCTTTTGCGGCGGCAAGACCTATCCTTAAGCCGGTAAAAGAGCCGGGTCCCAAAGCAACCGATATGCCGGTTATATCTGAAAAACCGACGCCTGAATCTTTCAGGAAATCGCCTGTCATCTGTTGGATAATTTCTCCGTGTCTTAAACCCGGGCTTGTCAGCGATGAGCTTAGTATTTCCCCATCATTGCAAAGAGCCAGTCCCAGATTTTTCCCCGATGTATCAATTCCCAGTATCATTGTTTGTTTTCGATTTCTATTTCCCTTGTTTCCAAATCAATAATGGTAAAGTAAACATCAAAACGCATTTGTGGCAAATAGTTTTTTGCTTTTTCAGCCCATTCAATAATTGTAATATTTTCCGAATTATCAAGTTCATCCCAGCCAAGTTCATGCAGGTCATTGTCTACCCGATATAAATCAATATGAGAAACCTCGATTTTGCCCGGGTAAATATTTATAATATTAAATGTCGGGCTTGAAACATCGACAATACATTTCAGTTCGCGGCATAAACCTCTGGTAAAAGCGGTCTTGCCTGAGCCAAGCTGGCCATAAAGAGCAATGAAATCGCCGGGTTTCAAACTACGCGCAAGCTTTTCACCAAGAGCTTCAGTTTGCTTTTCAGAATGAGTAATCTCTTTCACGGTATTAATATAATGAAAAACCAGGAAAAATTAAATCTATTTAGGATTTAAAGTAACAACCGGTAAAATCATCTCATCCATAGATATACCGCCATGTTGAAAACTATTGCGGTATTGCCGTCGGTATTGCGAATAATTGGTTGGATAAACAAAATAATAATCCTCACGAGCAAACAGATAGGTTGTGGCCAAACCCCATACTGGCAAATGATATTCCTTGGGATTTTTAATTAGAAATGTTTGCTTAGGGTCGCAATTAAGATTATCGCCGTATTTGTAGCGCAGGTTAGATGAAGCATCTTTTTTGCCGTAAACTATAGCGCCGCGCGTTCCCATAACAGCGCCATGATCGGTTGTTATAACCACGGTGCAATCCATTTCGGAGAGATTTCTTAATAGCTCAAACAGATGCGAATGAACAAACCATGATTTCATCAATGACCTGAAAGCAGCCTCATTAGGAGCAATTTCCTGGAGTATCTCAGATTCGCTGCGGCCATGAGCAAGTATATCGACAAAATTATAAACTACGGAAAGAAGCGGATTTTTAGAATAGGTTCTAATTTTTTTTGCCAGATTATGTCCCTCGTCAAAATCAAGCACTTTAACATACCTCATTTCGCCATCCAGCTTGACTCCAAGCTTACTTAGCTGGCGTTCAAGAAGTTGACGTTCATTGCGATTGCGGCTATGTTCCGATGAATTGGTTTTCCATGCATCCGGGTACAGTTTGGCTACTACGTCAGGAAATTCACCCGAGAATATAGCATTGCGTGAAAATGGCGTTGCCGTGGGCAGTATTGAATAATAATGTTCTTTTTGGATACGAAAATATTCCGCCAGAATCGGTTCTATTGTTAACCAATGATCAAGCCGCATGCAGTCAATAACAACAAAGACTACACGTTTTTTTGATTTGATATGAGGAACTAAATAATTATTAACAATGTCAATAGAAAGAGTCGGTCCTTCGCCCTTAATCCAGTTGAGGTAGTTTTTAAATACATAATTGGCAAACTCGGCGTTACATTGATGTTTTTGATCCTGAAGCGATTGTCTTAAGCCGATATCCCGATGACCTTCCAACTCGATGTCCATGGTTGATAATTTTACATAGATATTAATCCATTCCTGCCAGTCAATAGGTCCCATAAGCATTGTATTTATCCGGTTGAACTCTGTCACAAATTCTTGCATGATATGGTCTTTGACTATCCTCTTCTTGTC
Above is a window of Candidatus Zixiibacteriota bacterium DNA encoding:
- a CDS encoding acetyl-CoA carboxylase carboxyltransferase subunit beta; protein product: MEWFRKKSRELERGEKKEIPDGVWTKCKGCGEIITVASLRKNHSVCPKCAYHFRINSSEYIKLLLDDGELEEYDAALTSADPLGFKDSKKYTDRISAARKKTGYNDAVIAGIGKINSHAVSFSIMEFSFIGGSMGSVVGEKIARAMERSIDRTIPLVIVSSSGGARMMEGILSLMQMAKTSALLARLDKLKIPYISVLTNPTTAGVMASYASLGDIIIAEPQALLGFAGPRVIAQTMGGELPPGFQSSEFFLDHGFLDAIVNREDLKKTISLLLDYMQTPE
- the rimI gene encoding ribosomal protein S18-alanine N-acetyltransferase gives rise to the protein MNKMKIDIEKMNEEDIDQVYKIESEVFTDPWSKRAFLSDLKNEYAYPLTAHFENKVAGYASLYIAADEIQIGNLAVSPDYHQRGIGTMIMEHILNLASELKTRLLILEVRPSNEAACKLYVKFGFKKAGRRKYYYHKPVEDALIMIKGME
- the tsaB gene encoding tRNA (adenosine(37)-N6)-threonylcarbamoyltransferase complex dimerization subunit type 1 TsaB, with the translated sequence MILGIDTSGKNLGLALCNDGEILSSSLTSPGLRHGEIIQQMTGDFLKDSGVGFSDITGISVALGPGSFTGLRIGLAAAKGCSYASQNQLAGISTLLAGAFEFANCERKVVSIIDARRDEVYWAAFDCAGDFPKRLVPDSAASLSDLRKITEDNAIFSGPSHLAERFKSDVGSYEYRSNDKYNLAIPASVIGEKDINNGKNLDLASAVPIYIRSDF
- the tsaE gene encoding tRNA (adenosine(37)-N6)-threonylcarbamoyltransferase complex ATPase subunit type 1 TsaE, which gives rise to MKEITHSEKQTEALGEKLARSLKPGDFIALYGQLGSGKTAFTRGLCRELKCIVDVSSPTFNIINIYPGKIEVSHIDLYRVDNDLHELGWDELDNSENITIIEWAEKAKNYLPQMRFDVYFTIIDLETREIEIENKQ
- a CDS encoding response regulator, with the translated sequence MEKIILWVDDEIDLLKAHIIFLEEHGYKIDTASNGDDAINKAANEHFDLVLLDEMMPVRDGLSTLIELKDISPNLPVIMVTKSEEERLMEQAIGQKIDDYLTKPVNPSQLLSAVKKILDKKRIVKDHIMQEFVTEFNRINTMLMGPIDWQEWINIYVKLSTMDIELEGHRDIGLRQSLQDQKHQCNAEFANYVFKNYLNWIKGEGPTLSIDIVNNYLVPHIKSKKRVVFVVIDCMRLDHWLTIEPILAEYFRIQKEHYYSILPTATPFSRNAIFSGEFPDVVAKLYPDAWKTNSSEHSRNRNERQLLERQLSKLGVKLDGEMRYVKVLDFDEGHNLAKKIRTYSKNPLLSVVYNFVDILAHGRSESEILQEIAPNEAAFRSLMKSWFVHSHLFELLRNLSEMDCTVVITTDHGAVMGTRGAIVYGKKDASSNLRYKYGDNLNCDPKQTFLIKNPKEYHLPVWGLATTYLFAREDYYFVYPTNYSQYRRQYRNSFQHGGISMDEMILPVVTLNPK